A part of Thermotoga petrophila RKU-1 genomic DNA contains:
- a CDS encoding efflux RND transporter permease subunit, protein MFEEYTSFVFKNRKKIFAVVLVLNILALFGLFRLHFTTEFSILMPQKSRQKEIYEKMNGVFKTGEQLVVMVKTNVDPLSREGIDEIFEIKEKLSSVEGVKTVIPPIPEKFPAGFRLVETKNMSEEQYRDFLSYVENMKDFLNVRKMEDGYYSLFMILPRNSVNPNEIESTLSGYEHYLSGTQYLEDQIFRYLLFMIFTLPPLAVVLLLNVFRVQLGRFRYAILSLIPAGFAALWTLGYVMGWMGQNLSIITVLVPIFTIVMGSADGLHFVSHFLERKKDGESTFNAIKDTLESVGRAMILTTLTTMAGFLSFLTLNSQSMKQMGLLAAAGIGLAGVSTWIVLPVILSGMEDVEIKKKESSLARLFQRLSKRAWIITLVVLFAFLPGTFLLKADLNILKLYKGYTRVRKNVEKIEEIFGRALPVYAVFESENLLSPDFARKVLSMEEKLKSKGYDAFSVYDILVRMNEHLFKEEGYPKILARALILKRLLPEDYTSNFLSESTGRAFIFLDNLDRNTLEEVEHIVKESGFQVTGLPYIIKEMNDSIVPQQVLSVVLAVSMVFLLLVLFQRSFVIPAKAIVPVLISLVSLFGFMGLSGIPLNLITANMAGIVIGVGIDYAIHVTELFRYYRDLEKTVKIASTPILANAFGLSVGLSALILSPFTFHTYLVAIMWVTMTVSSFMSLVVLPKLLEVKR, encoded by the coding sequence TTGTTCGAAGAGTACACCTCTTTTGTTTTCAAAAACAGAAAGAAGATCTTCGCGGTGGTGCTGGTACTGAACATTTTAGCACTCTTTGGGCTTTTCAGACTTCACTTCACAACTGAGTTTTCCATTCTGATGCCTCAGAAATCCCGTCAGAAAGAGATATACGAGAAGATGAACGGCGTCTTCAAAACAGGAGAACAGCTTGTGGTGATGGTGAAGACGAACGTCGATCCCCTGAGCAGAGAGGGAATAGATGAGATCTTTGAAATAAAGGAAAAACTCTCCTCCGTTGAAGGTGTAAAGACTGTCATACCACCCATTCCGGAGAAGTTTCCCGCTGGCTTCAGACTGGTGGAGACAAAGAACATGTCCGAAGAGCAGTACAGAGACTTTCTGAGCTATGTTGAAAACATGAAAGACTTCCTCAACGTGAGGAAAATGGAAGATGGATACTACTCCCTATTCATGATACTTCCCAGAAACAGTGTAAATCCCAATGAAATCGAAAGTACTCTTTCAGGATATGAACATTACCTCTCTGGAACACAGTATCTGGAAGACCAGATATTTCGCTATCTTCTGTTCATGATATTCACACTTCCCCCACTCGCCGTTGTTCTTCTTCTGAACGTCTTCAGAGTACAACTTGGAAGGTTCAGATACGCCATTTTATCTTTGATACCGGCGGGATTCGCCGCCCTCTGGACGCTTGGCTACGTGATGGGATGGATGGGCCAGAACCTTTCCATCATCACGGTTCTGGTTCCCATATTCACCATCGTCATGGGAAGTGCCGATGGGCTTCACTTCGTTTCGCACTTTTTGGAACGAAAGAAAGATGGAGAGAGTACGTTCAACGCCATCAAAGATACTCTCGAGAGTGTTGGAAGGGCGATGATCCTCACCACACTCACCACGATGGCAGGATTTCTCTCTTTTCTCACTTTGAACTCTCAGTCCATGAAACAGATGGGACTCCTCGCTGCTGCTGGAATCGGTCTTGCGGGAGTTTCAACGTGGATCGTACTTCCCGTAATACTGTCAGGAATGGAAGATGTTGAGATCAAAAAGAAGGAAAGCAGCCTGGCCCGGCTTTTTCAAAGACTTTCAAAGCGAGCGTGGATCATCACACTGGTGGTTCTTTTCGCCTTCCTTCCAGGCACATTCCTTCTGAAGGCAGACCTCAACATTCTGAAACTCTACAAAGGCTACACAAGGGTCAGAAAGAACGTGGAGAAGATAGAAGAGATCTTCGGAAGGGCTCTGCCTGTTTATGCCGTTTTCGAGTCAGAGAATCTGCTCTCTCCAGACTTTGCCCGGAAGGTCCTTTCTATGGAGGAAAAACTGAAGAGCAAAGGATACGATGCCTTTTCCGTCTACGACATCCTTGTGAGGATGAACGAACATCTCTTCAAAGAAGAAGGTTACCCGAAAATCCTTGCAAGGGCGCTGATACTCAAAAGACTTCTTCCAGAGGATTACACGAGCAACTTTCTATCCGAAAGCACAGGAAGAGCTTTTATCTTTCTGGATAACCTGGACAGAAACACTCTCGAGGAAGTGGAACACATAGTGAAAGAAAGCGGCTTTCAGGTGACAGGGCTTCCCTACATCATAAAAGAGATGAACGACTCGATCGTTCCTCAGCAGGTACTTTCGGTGGTGCTTGCTGTCAGTATGGTCTTTCTCCTTCTTGTTCTGTTTCAGAGAAGTTTTGTCATTCCGGCAAAGGCGATCGTTCCTGTTTTGATCTCGCTTGTGTCTCTTTTTGGCTTCATGGGGCTTTCTGGAATTCCTCTGAACCTGATCACGGCAAACATGGCCGGAATAGTGATCGGGGTTGGTATAGACTACGCCATACATGTGACGGAGCTGTTCAGATATTACAGAGATCTGGAAAAGACGGTAAAGATCGCATCCACACCAATTCTGGCAAACGCCTTTGGTCTTTCTGTGGGGCTTTCCGCTCTGATTCTGTCTCCCTTCACGTTCCACACTTATCTTGTCGCAATCATGTGGGTCACAATGACCGTGAGTTCTTTCATGAGTCTTGTGGTCTTGCCGAAACTTCTGGAGGTGAAAAGATGA
- a CDS encoding cupin domain-containing protein: protein MVVKSSELTPEKISNMRGGKGEVEMTHLLSKETMRNRARLFAKMKLPPGSSVRLHRHDGEFEIYYILSGEGIFHDNGKDVPIKAGDVCFTDSGESHSIENTGEKDLEFLAIIVLL, encoded by the coding sequence ATGGTTGTGAAATCTTCTGAACTCACCCCTGAAAAGATATCGAACATGCGCGGCGGAAAGGGTGAGGTGGAGATGACACACCTTCTTTCCAAAGAAACCATGAGGAACAGGGCAAGACTCTTCGCAAAAATGAAACTTCCACCGGGGTCTTCTGTGAGACTGCACAGGCACGATGGAGAGTTCGAGATATACTACATCCTCTCCGGAGAAGGCATCTTCCACGACAACGGAAAGGACGTTCCCATAAAGGCAGGAGACGTGTGTTTCACAGATTCTGGAGAGTCACATTCCATAGAGAACACAGGAGAGAAAGACCTTGAGTTTCTGGCGATAATCGTTTTGCTCTGA
- a CDS encoding viroplasmin family protein, whose amino-acid sequence MAKKYYAVRKGRVPGIYESWEEAEKQVKGFPGAEYKSFEKIEDAKAYLEGKDECTCPELDEETMIAYVDGSYDVVCGSGVVLCYRGKKEEYYFWTDIDEFKDSRNIAGEIMAALFAMDCALKKGAKRLILRHDLEGLEKWATEEYRTKEPVTRVYKYLYEQFCRSGLEVVFEKVKSHSGDFCNDEADRLAKEAAKKRSNVEWTLRDFESTMKILDQKRR is encoded by the coding sequence TTGGCAAAAAAATACTACGCTGTGAGGAAAGGAAGGGTACCAGGAATCTATGAGTCCTGGGAAGAGGCAGAAAAACAGGTAAAGGGCTTTCCGGGAGCAGAGTACAAAAGTTTTGAGAAGATAGAGGATGCAAAGGCATATCTTGAGGGAAAAGATGAATGCACCTGCCCGGAACTTGACGAAGAGACGATGATCGCCTATGTGGATGGGAGTTATGATGTGGTCTGTGGTTCTGGAGTGGTTCTGTGCTATAGGGGAAAGAAAGAGGAGTACTATTTCTGGACGGACATCGATGAGTTCAAAGACTCAAGGAACATAGCCGGAGAGATCATGGCTGCACTTTTTGCCATGGACTGTGCTTTGAAGAAAGGAGCAAAAAGACTCATTCTCAGGCACGATCTTGAAGGGCTTGAAAAGTGGGCAACGGAAGAGTACAGAACAAAAGAGCCGGTGACGCGTGTTTACAAGTACCTTTACGAGCAGTTTTGCAGGAGCGGTCTTGAAGTGGTCTTTGAGAAGGTGAAGAGTCACTCTGGAGACTTTTGCAACGATGAGGCTGACAGGCTGGCAAAAGAAGCAGCGAAAAAAAGATCAAACGTTGAGTGGACTTTGAGGGATTTCGAGAGTACAATGAAGATACTGGATCAAAAGAGGAGATGA
- a CDS encoding class I SAM-dependent methyltransferase, which translates to MWDVFEHFVNEYEEWFLKHKFAYLSELKAVKALLPEGRGVEIGVGTGRFAVPLKIKIGVEPSKRMGKIARRRGILVIEGTAENLPLKDESFDFALMVTTICFVDDPLRALQEAKRVIRKGGHIIVGIVGRESFLGREYEEKKEKSLFYKRARFFSTEEIVHLMKMVGFGDFKVVQTLFNHPSKLTDVEPVLKGYGEGAFVVIAGRKS; encoded by the coding sequence ATGTGGGATGTCTTTGAACACTTCGTGAACGAGTACGAGGAGTGGTTCTTAAAGCATAAATTCGCCTATCTTTCTGAACTCAAAGCGGTGAAGGCCCTTCTTCCAGAGGGAAGGGGAGTGGAGATAGGAGTTGGTACAGGAAGGTTCGCTGTTCCTTTGAAGATAAAGATCGGGGTGGAACCTTCAAAACGCATGGGAAAGATAGCAAGAAGAAGGGGAATACTGGTGATAGAAGGAACAGCGGAAAATCTGCCACTGAAGGATGAAAGCTTCGACTTTGCACTGATGGTCACCACGATTTGCTTTGTGGATGATCCACTGAGGGCTTTGCAGGAAGCAAAAAGAGTGATCAGAAAAGGAGGACACATTATCGTTGGTATTGTGGGCAGAGAAAGTTTTCTGGGAAGAGAGTACGAAGAAAAGAAGGAAAAGAGCCTCTTCTACAAACGTGCAAGATTCTTCTCCACTGAAGAGATAGTGCACCTAATGAAAATGGTGGGTTTTGGGGACTTCAAAGTGGTTCAGACACTCTTCAACCATCCCTCAAAACTCACCGATGTTGAGCCTGTCTTAAAAGGATACGGCGAAGGGGCTTTTGTGGTGATCGCGGGGCGAAAAAGTTAA
- a CDS encoding MBL fold metallo-hydrolase — translation MRKNEYTCTLLEPGVWHIADYRGDSMYLVVGEEKALLIDTGMGEGDLKGFIRSITEKPIEVVLTHAHWDHIMQANQFERVYLNHRDLQIIELFKIQVDYKNFLDVREGDSFDLGGRTLEVIEVPGHTPGSIALLDRENRLLFSGDSVGAGHTWMHLPGCLPLREYLKSLKKLREIDSFEKIYHGHLSGTQLKPFGPDYLEDLIKAVEGVIDGSLKGEPYPYGNFKGLHVTCGTAVLVYNPENI, via the coding sequence ATGAGGAAAAACGAGTACACCTGCACCTTGCTCGAGCCCGGTGTATGGCACATTGCCGACTACAGGGGAGACAGTATGTACCTGGTAGTGGGAGAAGAGAAAGCCCTCCTCATAGACACTGGTATGGGAGAAGGTGACCTGAAAGGTTTCATAAGATCCATCACGGAAAAACCCATCGAAGTTGTTCTCACCCACGCCCACTGGGATCACATCATGCAGGCGAACCAGTTCGAGAGGGTGTATCTCAACCACAGGGACCTTCAGATCATAGAACTGTTCAAAATACAGGTGGATTACAAAAACTTTCTGGACGTGAGAGAAGGAGACAGTTTCGATCTTGGTGGAAGAACGCTCGAGGTGATCGAAGTCCCGGGACACACACCAGGGTCGATCGCTCTTCTGGACAGAGAAAACAGGCTGCTTTTCAGCGGGGATTCGGTGGGGGCAGGACACACCTGGATGCATCTTCCGGGATGTCTTCCACTGAGAGAGTACCTTAAAAGCCTGAAAAAACTCAGAGAGATCGACAGTTTTGAGAAGATCTACCATGGGCATCTGAGTGGTACACAGTTGAAACCTTTTGGACCAGATTATCTGGAAGACCTCATAAAGGCTGTGGAAGGTGTTATCGATGGGTCACTGAAGGGCGAGCCGTATCCCTATGGAAACTTCAAGGGTCTCCATGTAACATGCGGCACGGCAGTTCTGGTGTACAATCCAGAGAACATCTGA
- a CDS encoding aldo/keto reductase, translating to MEKRVLGKTGEKLSVVGFGGIVVMNESVESAKKIVARAIERGINYFDVAPSYGDAEEKLGPALKPYRDQVFLACKTMERTKEGAWKELNESLKRLQTDHFDLYQFHAVTTLDEVEAIFSPNGAIEAFLKAKEEGLIRYIGFSAHSEEAALSMLERFDFDTVLFPLNWASWLGKGFGKRLYSKAREKNMGILAIKALAKRRLEEGEEKRWEKCWYHPVDDFEEASMALRFTLSLPVTAAVSPSHQEFLWWMCQIVENQGTKISEEELQILKEKAQKLTPVFPLDHS from the coding sequence GTGGAAAAAAGAGTTCTGGGGAAAACAGGTGAAAAGCTCTCTGTGGTCGGATTCGGCGGAATCGTTGTGATGAACGAGTCCGTGGAATCTGCAAAAAAGATAGTTGCCAGAGCGATCGAGAGGGGCATAAACTACTTCGACGTTGCTCCTTCCTACGGAGACGCCGAGGAAAAACTTGGCCCAGCGCTGAAGCCTTACAGAGACCAGGTGTTTCTGGCCTGTAAAACGATGGAGAGAACAAAAGAAGGTGCCTGGAAAGAATTGAACGAATCTCTGAAGAGACTCCAGACGGATCACTTTGACCTTTATCAGTTCCATGCTGTGACCACGCTCGATGAGGTGGAGGCCATCTTTTCACCGAATGGAGCTATAGAGGCCTTTTTGAAGGCAAAAGAAGAAGGACTGATAAGGTACATCGGTTTTTCTGCTCACAGTGAGGAAGCTGCACTTTCGATGCTGGAAAGGTTCGATTTCGATACGGTACTTTTTCCACTGAACTGGGCAAGCTGGCTGGGAAAAGGATTTGGCAAAAGACTTTACAGCAAAGCCCGGGAGAAAAACATGGGAATTCTGGCAATAAAGGCTCTGGCAAAAAGACGTCTGGAGGAAGGAGAAGAAAAACGCTGGGAAAAATGCTGGTATCATCCTGTGGATGATTTCGAAGAAGCATCCATGGCACTTCGCTTCACACTATCACTGCCCGTCACCGCAGCTGTGAGTCCAAGTCACCAGGAATTTCTCTGGTGGATGTGTCAAATCGTTGAAAATCAGGGAACAAAAATCAGCGAAGAAGAACTGCAGATACTGAAAGAAAAAGCACAGAAACTGACACCCGTTTTCCCACTCGATCACTCTTGA
- the metE gene encoding 5-methyltetrahydropteroyltriglutamate--homocysteine S-methyltransferase, with the protein MYAFGFPKIGEKREFKKALEDFWKGKITENQFKEEMSELRMYMVENYRTNVDVVPSNELSYYDFVLDTAIMVGAIPERFGKYEGLSTYFEMARGRKALEMTKYFNTNYHYLVPEIESGNFELLENIPLEDFLFFRSMGIETAPRILGPFTFLYLSKKDGMWIREPGEMEKLFTRLVPVYRKVFEELVENGCGEILVDEPAFVCDLQKDHWNLIKDVYSEFSGFPLTIFTYYDSVSDYESYVSLPVKGLHLDFVSNTENLRNFEKHGFPSDKTLIAGVINGRQPWRANLKKVAELVDKLGASAISNSCPLFHLPITAQWENSLPDGLREKLAFAKEKLEELKVLKEFFEGKKVNLPEVSFEDFAVDESVSKKIKQLTPDSFRREKEYQERDRIQREELKLPLFPTTTIGSFPQTSDVRKMRARYRRGEISEEEYESFIKEQIKKVVRIQEEIGLDVLVHGEFERTDMVEFFAEKLNGIATTQNGWVLSYGSRCYRPPIIYGTVSRTGPMTLKEITYAQSLTEKPVKGMLTGPITIMGWSYYREDIPEREIAYQIALAINEEVKDLEEAGIKIVQIDEPAFREKAPVKKSKWPEYFEWAINAFNLAANARPETQIHAHMCYSDFNEIIEYIHQLEFDVISIEASRSKGEIISAFENFKGWIKQIGVGVWDIHSPAVPSVDEMKSIIERVLRILPKELIWVNPDCGLKTRNWEEVVPSLKNMVDLAKKLRKEYNNT; encoded by the coding sequence GTGTACGCGTTCGGCTTTCCAAAGATAGGTGAGAAAAGAGAGTTCAAGAAAGCACTGGAAGATTTCTGGAAGGGGAAGATCACAGAAAACCAGTTCAAAGAAGAGATGAGCGAACTCAGGATGTACATGGTGGAGAACTACAGAACGAACGTGGACGTTGTTCCTTCGAACGAACTTTCCTACTACGATTTCGTTCTCGACACAGCCATAATGGTGGGGGCAATTCCGGAGCGGTTTGGAAAGTATGAGGGCCTTTCGACTTATTTTGAGATGGCACGTGGAAGAAAAGCCCTTGAGATGACAAAGTACTTCAACACGAACTACCACTACCTTGTTCCCGAGATAGAGAGTGGAAACTTTGAACTCCTTGAAAATATACCTCTTGAAGATTTTCTCTTTTTCAGGTCGATGGGAATTGAAACCGCACCAAGAATACTGGGACCGTTCACCTTCCTCTATCTTTCCAAAAAAGACGGGATGTGGATCAGAGAACCCGGTGAAATGGAAAAACTTTTCACCAGGCTCGTTCCTGTTTACAGGAAAGTTTTTGAAGAACTCGTAGAAAACGGTTGTGGAGAAATCCTCGTGGACGAGCCTGCCTTCGTGTGTGATCTTCAGAAAGACCACTGGAATTTGATAAAAGATGTGTACAGCGAGTTTTCAGGGTTTCCTTTGACGATTTTTACCTATTACGATAGCGTCTCTGACTACGAGTCTTATGTGTCCCTTCCTGTGAAGGGCCTTCACCTGGATTTTGTTTCAAACACAGAAAATCTCAGAAACTTCGAAAAACACGGTTTTCCATCGGACAAGACTCTCATAGCCGGTGTCATAAACGGCCGTCAGCCCTGGAGAGCAAATCTCAAGAAAGTGGCAGAACTTGTGGACAAACTCGGTGCGAGTGCCATCTCGAACTCCTGTCCGCTATTTCACCTTCCCATAACTGCGCAATGGGAAAACAGCCTTCCTGATGGTCTGAGGGAAAAACTTGCCTTCGCAAAGGAAAAACTTGAAGAGCTGAAAGTACTGAAAGAGTTCTTTGAAGGGAAAAAAGTAAATCTTCCAGAGGTTAGTTTCGAAGACTTCGCCGTCGATGAATCAGTTTCTAAAAAGATAAAACAGCTCACACCTGACTCTTTCAGAAGAGAGAAGGAGTATCAGGAGCGTGACAGGATTCAAAGAGAAGAACTGAAACTTCCTCTTTTTCCGACCACAACAATCGGATCTTTCCCTCAGACCAGCGATGTGAGAAAGATGAGGGCAAGGTACAGAAGGGGAGAAATCTCGGAAGAAGAATACGAGTCCTTCATAAAAGAACAGATAAAAAAGGTAGTAAGGATCCAGGAAGAGATAGGGCTCGATGTTCTGGTGCACGGTGAGTTCGAAAGAACCGACATGGTCGAGTTCTTCGCTGAGAAATTGAACGGCATCGCCACCACTCAGAACGGTTGGGTTCTCTCTTACGGTTCGAGGTGTTATCGTCCACCCATCATATACGGCACGGTTTCAAGGACAGGGCCCATGACGTTGAAAGAAATCACCTACGCACAGTCTCTGACAGAAAAACCCGTCAAGGGAATGCTCACAGGTCCCATCACCATCATGGGCTGGAGCTACTACAGGGAAGACATACCAGAGAGAGAAATAGCTTACCAGATAGCCCTCGCGATAAACGAAGAAGTGAAGGATCTGGAAGAGGCGGGAATAAAGATCGTACAGATCGATGAGCCCGCGTTCAGAGAAAAGGCACCTGTCAAAAAGAGCAAATGGCCTGAGTACTTTGAATGGGCGATAAACGCTTTCAACCTGGCAGCCAACGCGAGGCCAGAAACACAGATCCACGCCCACATGTGCTACTCGGATTTCAACGAGATAATCGAGTACATCCACCAGCTGGAATTCGACGTGATCAGCATTGAGGCTTCGAGGAGCAAAGGTGAGATCATCTCTGCCTTTGAGAACTTCAAAGGATGGATCAAACAGATCGGTGTTGGTGTCTGGGACATCCACTCTCCCGCTGTTCCCTCCGTTGATGAAATGAAGAGTATAATAGAAAGAGTCCTCAGGATACTTCCGAAGGAACTGATATGGGTGAACCCCGACTGTGGCCTTAAAACAAGAAACTGGGAAGAGGTCGTACCCTCTTTGAAAAACATGGTGGACCTTGCAAAGAAGTTGAGGAAGGAGTATAATAACACTTGA